The following are encoded in a window of Chroococcidiopsis sp. TS-821 genomic DNA:
- the rplU gene encoding 50S ribosomal protein L21 has protein sequence MTYAIIETGGKQLRVEPGRFYDIERLSVEPNEKVTLESVLFVQHDDGVAIGQPFVEGATVEGTVLRHLRDRKVLVYKMKPKKKTRKKRGHRQEITRLMINSISFNGSVFTAAAAAPAEPEAASETESADEAQ, from the coding sequence ATGACATACGCAATTATTGAAACCGGCGGCAAGCAATTAAGAGTAGAACCTGGTCGTTTTTACGATATCGAACGCTTAAGCGTTGAACCTAACGAGAAAGTTACTTTGGAATCAGTTTTATTTGTACAGCACGACGACGGCGTTGCGATCGGACAGCCGTTTGTGGAAGGAGCCACTGTAGAAGGAACAGTCTTGCGTCATTTACGCGATCGCAAAGTGCTCGTGTACAAGATGAAGCCCAAAAAGAAAACACGCAAAAAGCGGGGACATCGTCAGGAAATTACACGGTTAATGATTAATTCGATTAGCTTCAACGGTTCTGTATTTACCGCCGCAGCCGCAGCACCTGCTGAACCTGAAGCAGCTTCTGAGACAGAGTCTGCTGATGAAGCACAATAG
- the cruF gene encoding gamma-carotene 1'-hydroxylase CruF encodes MKQLVIAERYCLIGHILAKTFGLAGLLLVVPHADAILRLLPDGQSLFQWSVEKSMAGGGVTDILFGLAAVSIFAYRTVGMRLTLAFMLPAISISLTSELLGTGTGFPFGDYSYLSGLGYKIAGLVPFTIPLSWFYMGFSSYLIASVALNSDKSNWLRQVSAVLLGAMLFTAWDFALEPAMSQTTFPFWYWAEPGAFFGTPYRNYLGWYGTSALFMSVAALLWRNPRLNLKRSQLVVPLIVYLSNVAFAAAISLAFGFWFPVALGLIFGVIPVIFLWWIAQPSTDAVTEAKTGVVNNPSVKIALK; translated from the coding sequence ATGAAGCAACTTGTTATTGCTGAACGCTACTGCTTAATCGGTCATATTTTGGCAAAGACTTTTGGACTAGCAGGGTTGCTCCTAGTCGTACCGCACGCGGATGCCATCTTACGTTTACTGCCAGATGGGCAAAGTTTATTTCAATGGAGTGTGGAAAAATCAATGGCAGGAGGCGGCGTCACAGATATCCTGTTTGGGTTAGCCGCTGTCTCGATTTTTGCCTATCGCACGGTCGGGATGCGGCTGACATTAGCCTTTATGCTGCCAGCCATTTCAATATCTTTGACGAGTGAATTATTAGGAACAGGCACTGGATTTCCGTTTGGGGATTACAGCTACCTCAGCGGATTAGGATACAAAATTGCGGGGCTAGTTCCTTTTACTATCCCGCTGTCTTGGTTTTATATGGGTTTTTCTTCCTATTTAATTGCTAGTGTTGCTTTAAATTCCGATAAATCAAACTGGTTACGCCAAGTAAGTGCAGTTCTCTTGGGTGCGATGTTGTTTACTGCTTGGGATTTTGCGCTAGAACCAGCAATGAGTCAAACAACATTTCCATTTTGGTATTGGGCAGAACCAGGAGCGTTCTTTGGAACACCTTATCGTAATTATTTAGGTTGGTATGGCACGAGTGCCTTATTTATGAGTGTAGCTGCCCTCTTGTGGCGAAATCCGCGCTTAAATTTAAAGCGATCGCAACTTGTCGTTCCCCTAATTGTCTACTTAAGTAACGTTGCGTTTGCTGCTGCTATTAGCCTAGCTTTTGGATTTTGGTTTCCCGTCGCTTTAGGTCTCATTTTTGGTGTCATCCCAGTAATTTTCCTTTGGTGGATAGCACAACCCAGTACAGACGCTGTTACAGAAGCTAAGACAGGAGTTGTCAACAATCCTTCGGTAAAAATTGCCTTGAAGTAA
- a CDS encoding homoserine dehydrogenase codes for MNFKVGLLGLGTVGTGTAQVLLDPAGRHPLLQEIEIYRIGVRSLAKARQINLAKDILTTNLESIVTAPEVDIVVEVLGGLEPARSLILKAIHHGKHVVTANKAVISRYGDEIFTAANTAGVYVMLEAAVGGGIPVVQPLKQALSVNRIQAVTGIVNGTTNYILSRMQTEGSNFDAVLADAQKLGYAEADPSADVDGLDAADKIAILASLAFGGRIKRQEVYAEGIRSISQADIAYADKLGFVIKLLAIAQRTPTSTALSVRVHPTLVTRSHPLASIQGVYNAILIEGEPLGQVMFYGPGAGAGATASAVVSDIMNIAAVLKTKSDRVQTQSNPLLACSHQDYCAIAPMAELTTRFYARFLTKDRPGVIGKLGTCFGNYGVSLESIVQIGLQGDLAEIVVVTHDVREGDFHSSLAEIRTLEAVDSIPSVLRVL; via the coding sequence GTGAATTTTAAAGTAGGTTTACTAGGATTAGGAACTGTCGGCACGGGTACTGCACAGGTACTACTCGACCCTGCTGGACGGCATCCACTATTACAAGAAATCGAAATCTACCGCATAGGAGTGCGATCGCTTGCCAAAGCACGTCAAATAAATCTTGCGAAAGATATATTGACAACAAATTTAGAATCAATAGTTACTGCGCCAGAGGTAGATATTGTTGTCGAGGTTTTAGGTGGATTAGAACCCGCGCGATCGCTCATTCTCAAAGCCATTCATCACGGTAAACACGTCGTCACCGCAAATAAAGCCGTAATTTCGCGTTATGGCGACGAAATCTTTACAGCGGCAAATACGGCGGGCGTTTACGTCATGCTAGAAGCAGCAGTAGGTGGCGGTATTCCTGTGGTTCAACCCCTCAAGCAAGCTTTAAGCGTTAATCGCATTCAAGCTGTAACAGGTATTGTCAACGGCACAACGAACTACATCTTGTCACGAATGCAAACTGAAGGTAGCAACTTTGACGCAGTTTTAGCCGATGCCCAAAAACTTGGCTACGCCGAAGCCGATCCGAGTGCAGACGTAGATGGTTTAGACGCCGCAGATAAAATTGCGATTCTCGCGTCGCTGGCGTTTGGCGGGCGTATCAAGCGACAAGAAGTTTATGCAGAAGGAATTCGCAGCATTAGTCAAGCAGATATTGCGTACGCCGATAAACTCGGCTTTGTGATTAAACTCTTAGCAATTGCGCAACGGACACCAACCTCTACAGCACTTTCCGTCAGAGTCCACCCGACGCTAGTAACGCGATCGCATCCTTTAGCGAGCATTCAGGGCGTATACAACGCGATTTTAATCGAAGGTGAACCCTTGGGACAAGTAATGTTTTATGGTCCTGGCGCAGGGGCAGGGGCAACGGCAAGTGCTGTAGTTTCAGATATTATGAACATCGCCGCCGTCTTGAAAACAAAAAGCGATCGCGTGCAAACGCAATCGAATCCATTACTTGCTTGTTCGCATCAAGACTATTGCGCGATCGCCCCAATGGCTGAACTCACAACGCGATTTTATGCCCGCTTTTTAACAAAAGACCGTCCTGGTGTCATCGGTAAATTAGGAACTTGTTTTGGTAACTACGGCGTAAGCCTAGAATCAATCGTGCAAATTGGTTTGCAAGGCGATTTGGCCGAAATTGTCGTTGTCACCCACGACGTCCGCGAAGGAGATTTCCACTCATCTTTAGCTGAAATTCGGACTCTTGAAGCAGTGGATAGCATTCCTAGCGTACTACGAGTTCTCTAG
- a CDS encoding CAAD domain-containing protein: MESQVQPPEYKDPTTSETIGVSDSAPLATLPPSTQDEQWRRVGSQISEFLAQLPDYIGRFFNEYKQPIITVGLILAAIITVKVVLAVLDALNDIPLLAPTFELVGIGYSIWFVNRYLLQASKRQELSQELQSLKKQVIGSQQLPES, encoded by the coding sequence ATGGAATCACAAGTGCAACCACCGGAATACAAAGACCCTACTACTTCGGAAACGATAGGTGTTTCAGATTCAGCACCTCTAGCTACTTTACCACCCTCTACACAAGACGAGCAGTGGCGACGTGTTGGCTCGCAAATTTCTGAATTCCTTGCCCAACTGCCTGATTATATTGGCAGATTTTTCAATGAGTATAAGCAGCCGATTATTACTGTCGGTTTGATTTTAGCAGCAATTATTACTGTCAAGGTAGTTCTAGCCGTGTTGGATGCACTCAACGACATTCCACTACTGGCTCCTACTTTTGAACTTGTAGGTATTGGTTACTCAATTTGGTTCGTAAATCGCTATTTACTGCAAGCTTCCAAACGGCAAGAGTTATCTCAAGAGCTGCAATCGTTGAAAAAGCAAGTAATTGGCAGTCAGCAACTACCAGAATCGTAA
- a CDS encoding S-layer homology domain-containing protein, whose product MTNLPPDPPSSPRSPLGFDEFIAVLVALSAIGAILFWSIGRRDRGFDWVGIPGLLTPSPTPTVTPPLAPTPPAATATPILPLPPVAPTAPSPEALVPAPAQPQPFAGIVPVPAPVPQATPTPTPTPTPEQLQPIAFIDVPENYWARPFIDALSARGIVSGFAGDYFRPDEPVTRAEFAAILQAAFDEQPGPAEQAIAFTDVPADFWGVPAIGSAIRSGFMQGYPGNIFQPQQQIPRAQVFVALASGLNLPAPQNPNQTLGIFGDANQIPNWAVEQVAAATDAGLVVNYPDTNVLEPNRNATRAEVTASIYQALVRAGRVEPIQSQYIVQQQQ is encoded by the coding sequence ATGACAAATCTTCCTCCCGACCCGCCGTCATCGCCAAGAAGTCCCTTAGGATTTGATGAATTTATTGCTGTTTTGGTTGCTTTGAGCGCTATTGGGGCAATTTTGTTTTGGTCAATTGGTCGTCGCGATCGCGGTTTCGACTGGGTTGGTATTCCAGGGTTATTAACACCATCACCTACACCGACTGTGACTCCCCCATTGGCACCAACTCCACCAGCGGCAACAGCAACACCGATCCTACCACTGCCACCAGTTGCTCCAACCGCACCGTCACCCGAAGCACTTGTACCGGCGCCCGCACAACCCCAACCTTTTGCAGGTATTGTGCCGGTTCCCGCGCCCGTCCCGCAAGCAACACCAACACCGACACCTACTCCGACTCCAGAACAACTGCAACCGATTGCGTTTATTGATGTTCCCGAAAATTACTGGGCACGTCCTTTTATTGATGCGCTCTCGGCGCGCGGGATCGTAAGTGGCTTTGCTGGCGACTATTTTCGTCCCGATGAACCAGTAACGCGTGCGGAGTTTGCCGCAATTTTACAAGCAGCTTTTGACGAACAACCAGGACCAGCAGAACAAGCGATCGCTTTTACAGATGTTCCCGCTGATTTCTGGGGAGTTCCAGCAATTGGTAGCGCGATTAGAAGTGGCTTTATGCAAGGGTATCCAGGAAATATCTTTCAACCACAACAACAGATTCCGCGTGCCCAAGTATTTGTTGCCCTAGCAAGTGGCTTAAACTTACCAGCACCCCAAAACCCTAACCAAACCTTAGGCATATTTGGTGATGCTAATCAAATTCCTAACTGGGCAGTTGAGCAGGTAGCAGCTGCAACCGATGCTGGTTTAGTTGTGAATTATCCTGATACCAATGTCCTAGAACCAAACCGCAATGCTACCCGTGCTGAGGTAACTGCCTCTATTTACCAAGCGTTAGTGCGTGCAGGAAGAGTAGAGCCAATTCAATCGCAATACATAGTACAACAGCAACAATAA
- the cruG gene encoding 2'-O-glycosyltransferase CruG, producing MALLFLLLQIPATAVLLSRLLKGPSRHPPLEPTLATPDLLGSVSVVVPTLNEADRISPCLDGLSRQSYEVREVIVVDSNSQDGTPDLVKAAQKNDPRFRLMTDDPLPTGWVGRPWALHNGFLHSSEHSEWFLGMDADTQPHPGLVASLVKTAQTEGYDLLSLSPQFILKSPGECWLQPALLMTLLYRFESAGVDSSVAERVMANGQCFLCRRAVLAQVGGYSSAKSSFCDDVTLARNISSQGFRVGFLDGAKVFKVRMYEGAVQTWQEWGRSLDLKDASSPAALWWDLWLLFAVQALPLPIVLSYLLFLPSTPSPFLLALLGLNVFLLVVRFALLLAIAPSYDRSQARGGWLFWLSPFADPLAVLRIFLSAFRTPTQWRGRQYGHPS from the coding sequence ATGGCATTATTATTCCTACTTCTTCAAATACCAGCAACGGCAGTTTTGCTGTCGCGTTTGCTCAAAGGTCCCAGTCGCCATCCTCCGCTGGAACCAACCTTGGCGACACCCGATTTATTAGGAAGTGTCAGTGTTGTAGTTCCGACTTTAAATGAAGCTGACCGCATTAGTCCCTGTTTAGATGGGTTAAGCCGGCAAAGCTATGAAGTGCGAGAAGTGATTGTTGTCGATAGCAACTCGCAGGATGGCACGCCAGACTTAGTGAAGGCGGCGCAAAAAAACGATCCGCGCTTTCGGTTAATGACCGACGATCCTTTACCCACTGGCTGGGTAGGACGTCCTTGGGCTTTACACAACGGCTTTCTACACAGTTCTGAACACAGCGAGTGGTTTTTAGGCATGGATGCCGATACTCAACCGCATCCTGGCTTGGTTGCCAGCCTTGTGAAAACGGCTCAAACTGAAGGCTATGACTTGCTATCTTTATCACCGCAATTTATTTTGAAGTCTCCTGGAGAGTGCTGGTTGCAACCGGCGTTGTTAATGACGCTGCTCTACAGGTTTGAAAGTGCGGGTGTCGATAGTTCAGTCGCCGAAAGAGTGATGGCGAACGGGCAGTGTTTTTTGTGTCGGCGGGCGGTATTAGCTCAAGTAGGCGGCTATAGCAGCGCCAAAAGTTCGTTTTGTGATGACGTGACTTTGGCACGAAATATCTCATCACAAGGCTTCCGTGTGGGATTTTTGGATGGTGCTAAGGTGTTTAAGGTGAGGATGTATGAAGGCGCAGTCCAAACCTGGCAAGAGTGGGGGCGATCGCTTGATTTAAAAGACGCGTCTTCACCTGCGGCTTTGTGGTGGGATTTGTGGCTACTTTTTGCCGTGCAAGCCTTACCCTTACCGATTGTTCTTAGCTATTTGCTTTTTTTGCCGTCTACACCTTCGCCTTTTTTACTAGCATTGCTCGGACTCAATGTATTTTTACTCGTTGTCCGCTTTGCTTTGTTGTTGGCGATCGCGCCTTCGTACGATCGCTCGCAAGCACGAGGAGGTTGGTTATTCTGGTTGTCACCTTTTGCCGATCCTTTGGCGGTACTGCGGATTTTCTTATCGGCTTTTCGCACGCCTACTCAGTGGCGGGGTCGCCAGTATGGTCATCCGAGTTAA
- the rnhA gene encoding ribonuclease HI encodes MPAHTIKSIYTDGACTGNPGPGGWAVVIYFADGSVQELGGYEAQTTNNRMEMQAAIAALELLSTVPTNEPITLYTDSEYLIKGITQWVKGWKKKGWKTAQGKPVLNQDLWEILDARNTKNVQWQYVRGHAGNIGNERCDEIARAFATGKTPTLQQPKLDSVLVTEVSDCVPQSTITYETTTSSHLVSDMTMIESSAPNSVVNSEEIPRETRVALLRSLVETLRIADEIAAKGYLITSSELADLMDVHASAVTSRGDEWRWRNWIVSRVRREGNQILWELERADQVNSDDHTGDPATE; translated from the coding sequence ATGCCTGCTCATACAATCAAAAGCATATATACAGATGGAGCCTGCACGGGCAACCCTGGTCCTGGCGGTTGGGCGGTTGTTATTTACTTTGCGGATGGTTCAGTTCAGGAACTCGGTGGTTACGAAGCGCAAACGACGAATAATCGCATGGAAATGCAAGCTGCGATCGCCGCACTAGAACTGCTCTCAACCGTACCGACAAACGAACCAATTACCTTATATACCGATAGTGAGTACCTGATTAAAGGCATTACACAATGGGTAAAAGGTTGGAAAAAGAAAGGTTGGAAAACAGCCCAAGGAAAGCCCGTACTCAATCAAGACCTCTGGGAAATTCTTGACGCAAGAAACACCAAGAATGTGCAATGGCAGTACGTTCGAGGTCACGCGGGTAACATAGGCAACGAACGCTGTGACGAAATTGCGCGGGCGTTTGCTACAGGTAAAACTCCAACGCTGCAACAACCGAAATTAGATTCTGTACTAGTAACAGAAGTATCTGATTGCGTACCACAATCTACGATAACTTACGAAACAACTACTTCTAGCCACCTTGTCTCAGATATGACCATGATAGAATCTAGCGCACCAAACTCCGTTGTCAACAGTGAAGAAATTCCCCGCGAGACGAGAGTGGCACTGCTGCGCAGCTTAGTCGAAACCTTACGAATTGCTGACGAAATCGCGGCGAAGGGTTACTTAATCACAAGTTCTGAACTAGCGGATCTTATGGATGTCCACGCCAGCGCAGTCACAAGCCGCGGTGACGAATGGCGCTGGCGCAATTGGATTGTGTCGCGCGTCCGCCGCGAAGGCAACCAAATTCTGTGGGAGTTAGAACGCGCAGATCAAGTTAACTCGGATGACCATACTGGCGACCCCGCCACTGAGTAG
- a CDS encoding NAD(P)H-quinone oxidoreductase subunit H, with translation MPRIETRTEPMVLNMGPHHPSMHGVLRLIVTLDGEDVVDCEPVIGYLHRGMEKIAENRTNIMYVPYVSRWDYAAGMFNEAVTVNAPEKLADIPVPKRASYIRVIMLELNRIANHLLWLGPFMADVGAQTPFFYIFREREMIYDLWEAATGYRMVNNNYFRIGGVAVDLPYGWVDKCFDFCDYFEPKVDEYERLITNNPIFRRRVEGVGTISREEAINWGLSGPMLRASGVKWDLRKVDHYECYDDFDWEVHWETAGDCFARYLVRIREMRESVKILRQALKGLPGGPFENLEAKRLAEGKKSEWNGFDYQYISKKIAPTFKIPKGEHYVRIESGKGELGIYIIGDDNVFPWRWKIRPADFNNLQILPHILRGVKVADIVTILGSVDIIMGSVDR, from the coding sequence ATGCCAAGAATTGAAACGAGAACGGAACCTATGGTGCTGAACATGGGTCCGCACCATCCTTCGATGCATGGCGTACTACGACTTATCGTCACTTTGGATGGCGAAGATGTAGTCGATTGCGAGCCAGTGATTGGCTACTTGCATCGCGGAATGGAAAAAATCGCGGAAAACCGCACCAATATCATGTACGTCCCTTACGTCAGTCGCTGGGACTACGCCGCAGGGATGTTTAATGAAGCTGTTACGGTCAACGCCCCGGAAAAGTTAGCTGATATTCCTGTCCCCAAACGCGCCAGCTACATCCGCGTCATCATGCTGGAGTTGAACCGCATTGCCAATCACTTACTGTGGTTGGGACCATTTATGGCTGACGTGGGCGCGCAAACTCCGTTTTTCTATATTTTCCGCGAACGGGAGATGATTTATGACCTGTGGGAAGCCGCCACAGGTTATCGCATGGTGAACAACAACTACTTCCGCATCGGTGGCGTAGCAGTAGACTTACCCTACGGCTGGGTAGATAAGTGCTTTGACTTTTGTGATTATTTTGAACCAAAAGTCGATGAATACGAACGCTTAATCACCAATAACCCCATCTTCCGCCGTCGCGTGGAAGGAGTAGGCACAATCTCGCGCGAAGAAGCCATCAACTGGGGACTGTCTGGACCAATGTTACGCGCTAGCGGCGTGAAGTGGGACTTGCGCAAAGTCGACCACTACGAATGCTACGACGATTTTGATTGGGAAGTGCATTGGGAAACAGCCGGAGATTGCTTCGCACGCTACTTAGTGCGGATTCGGGAAATGCGCGAATCTGTCAAGATTTTGCGTCAAGCACTGAAAGGATTGCCAGGCGGACCATTTGAGAACTTGGAAGCGAAGCGGTTAGCCGAAGGCAAGAAATCCGAGTGGAACGGATTTGATTACCAGTACATCAGTAAGAAAATCGCGCCCACGTTCAAGATCCCCAAAGGCGAACACTATGTTCGGATTGAAAGCGGTAAAGGCGAGTTAGGGATCTACATCATTGGCGACGATAATGTTTTTCCCTGGCGGTGGAAGATTCGTCCGGCAGATTTTAACAACTTGCAAATTTTGCCGCACATCCTCCGCGGAGTGAAGGTTGCCGATATCGTCACGATCCTCGGTAGTGTAGATATCATCATGGGTTCTGTAGACCGTTGA
- the rpmA gene encoding 50S ribosomal protein L27 translates to MAHKKGTGSTRNGRDSNAQRLGVKRFGGETVRAGNILVRQRGTKFHPGNNVGIGSDDTLFALIDGIVTFERKDRTRKKVSIYPVATTEATTTTAS, encoded by the coding sequence ATGGCTCATAAGAAAGGAACGGGTAGTACCCGCAACGGTCGTGACTCAAACGCGCAGCGTCTAGGCGTTAAGCGCTTTGGTGGAGAAACAGTTCGTGCTGGTAATATTCTGGTGCGCCAGCGCGGTACTAAATTTCACCCTGGAAATAACGTGGGTATCGGTAGCGATGACACCTTGTTTGCTCTGATTGATGGCATTGTTACTTTTGAAAGAAAGGATAGAACCCGCAAAAAAGTCAGCATTTATCCAGTAGCCACGACAGAAGCAACAACGACAACCGCATCGTAA
- a CDS encoding class I SAM-dependent methyltransferase produces the protein MTQLVSDSHPALCEAIALRIAESPQHRITFAEYMDLVLYHPQHGYYTTHATQLGKQGDFFTSPHLGADFGELLAEQFLQIWEILEKPIPFTLLEMGAGQGILASDILNYLERQYPDFLAALNYVIIERSPTLIQEQQQRLHKYHSRLQWLTLEEIPENSIVGCCFSNELVDAFPVHQIIVQNGQLREIYVTTEKTADPQATFTEVIGEVSTNRIFEYFDFIKIALPSPAYPEGYRSEVNLAALDWLKTVAARLQRGYLLTIDYGYLASRYYNPFRQGTLQCYYRHHRHNNPYIYVGKQDITAHVDFTALQAWGELCGLTTVGLTQQGLFLMALGLGDRITALATSSPPSVQKLLQRRDSLHQLIDPIGLGGFHVLVQGKAIAPTPLKGLSSPLV, from the coding sequence ATGACGCAACTGGTTAGTGACTCCCATCCGGCGTTGTGTGAGGCGATCGCGCTGCGGATAGCAGAAAGTCCGCAGCACCGCATTACTTTTGCAGAATATATGGATTTAGTGCTGTATCATCCTCAGCACGGTTACTATACAACCCACGCTACGCAGCTTGGTAAGCAAGGTGACTTTTTTACCTCACCGCATTTAGGCGCAGATTTTGGCGAGTTACTTGCTGAACAATTTCTGCAAATCTGGGAAATTTTAGAAAAACCGATTCCTTTTACGCTTTTAGAAATGGGCGCGGGTCAAGGTATTCTAGCGTCGGATATCTTGAACTATCTTGAAAGGCAGTATCCAGATTTTTTAGCAGCGCTTAATTACGTAATTATTGAGCGATCGCCTACTCTGATACAAGAACAGCAACAGCGACTCCACAAATACCACAGTCGCCTTCAGTGGCTGACGCTTGAAGAAATTCCCGAAAACTCAATTGTCGGCTGCTGTTTTTCCAATGAACTTGTAGACGCGTTCCCAGTACATCAAATTATTGTTCAAAACGGACAATTACGCGAAATTTACGTCACAACTGAGAAAACGGCTGATCCCCAAGCGACATTTACAGAAGTTATAGGCGAAGTTTCGACAAATAGGATTTTTGAGTACTTTGATTTCATCAAGATTGCGTTACCTTCTCCCGCTTATCCTGAAGGTTATCGTAGCGAAGTCAATTTAGCAGCTTTAGATTGGTTGAAAACGGTAGCAGCACGCCTTCAGCGAGGTTACTTGTTAACAATCGATTATGGATATTTGGCTAGCCGTTACTACAATCCATTTCGCCAAGGAACGCTACAGTGTTACTATCGCCATCATCGCCACAATAATCCTTATATTTACGTTGGAAAACAAGATATTACAGCGCACGTCGATTTTACAGCACTACAAGCATGGGGTGAACTGTGTGGTTTAACGACCGTTGGTTTGACGCAGCAGGGATTGTTTTTAATGGCTTTAGGATTAGGCGATCGCATTACTGCACTTGCGACATCATCGCCGCCATCAGTGCAAAAGCTACTACAGCGCAGGGATAGTTTGCATCAGCTAATCGATCCTATCGGACTTGGTGGATTCCATGTCTTAGTTCAAGGTAAAGCGATCGCGCCTACGCCACTTAAAGGTTTAAGTTCACCTTTAGTTTAA